Proteins encoded within one genomic window of Setaria italica strain Yugu1 chromosome IV, Setaria_italica_v2.0, whole genome shotgun sequence:
- the LOC111257055 gene encoding NADP-dependent malic enzyme, chloroplastic-like, translating to MHNLRQYQLPLQRYMAMMDLQERNERLFYRLLIDNVEELLPFVYTPTVDEACQKYGSIFRQPQGLYVSLRDKGRVLEVLRNWPQRDIQVICVTDGGRILGLGDLGAQGMGIPVGKLALYTALGGVRPSACLPITIDVGTNNEELLNDEFYIGLRQKRATGKEYHELIEEFMSAVVQIYGEKVLIQFEDFANHNAFDLLEKYSKSHLVFNDDIQGTASVVLAGLLASLKVVGGTLAEHTYLFLGAGEAGTGIAELIALQISKQVTGRAFNQVLGCVKSGFRSDAKCKTGSVMAASSLLEDTFEARLTHYNRYNKWEQNTFEL from the exons ATGCACAACCTGCGACAGTACCAGCTTCCTTTGCAGCGCTATATGGCCATGATGGACCTTCAG GAGAGAAATGAGAGGCTTTTCTACAGGCTTTTAATTGATAATGTGGAGGAGCTGCTCCCTTTTGTTTACACACCGACTGTTGACGAGGCCTGCCAGAAGTATGGGTCCATCTTTAGACAACCGCAGGGTCTGTATGTCAGCCTGAGGGACAA GGGGAGGGTCCTAGAGGTTCTAAGGAACTGGCCTCAGAGGGATATTCAAGTTATTTGTGTCACTGATGGTGGGCGAATCTTGGGACTTGGAGATTTGGGTGCTCAG GGAATGGGAATTCCTGTAGGCAAACTTGCTCTCTACACTGCCCTTGGAGGAGTTCGCCCATCAGCT TGTTTGCCCATTACAATTGATGTTGGCACGAACAATGAGGAACTGCTTAATGATGAGTTCTACATTGGACTGCGGCAAAAACGTGCAACTGGCAAG GAATATCATGAGCTTATAGAAGAATTCATGAGCGCTGTGGTGCAAATCTACGGTGAGAAAGTCCTCATTCAG tttGAGGACTTTGCCAATCATAATGCTTTTGATCTGCTTGAAAAATATAGCAAGAGCCATCTTGTTTTCAATGATGATATCCAG GGCACAGCATCAGTGGTCCTTGCAGGTTTGTTAGCATCACTCAAGGTGGTTGGTGGGACCCTAGCAGAGCACACTTATTTGTTCCTTGGTGCTGGGGAG GCTGGAACTGGCATAGCAGAACTCATTGCTCTTCAGATTTCAAAACAGGTAACAGGGCGGGCATTTAACCAGGTTTTGGGGTGT GTGAAG TCAGGATTCCGATCAGATGCTAAATG CAAAACTGGATCTGTAATG GCTGCATCTTCTCTTCTTGAAGATACATTTGAAGCTCGTCTAACACATTATAATCGCTACAACAAATGGGAACAAAATACATTTGAATTATGA